One window of Bacteroidales bacterium genomic DNA carries:
- a CDS encoding LD-carboxypeptidase, which produces MILPPFLKKGDRVAITAPARSVTRQEMAPAVETLRGWGLEVAEGEHLYSSYHQFAGGDRERAADLQKFLDDPSIRAVFCARGGYGTVRILDYLDFSNFCKNPKWIVGYSDITALHQLVHQQFGIVTVHGTMPIHFSSPEKKTEPVESLQSLLFGELPAMRFPVHSFNRPGRFSGRITGGNLSVIYSLRGTLYDIHTDDAVLFLEDVDEYLYHIDRMMINLKKGGKLAHLRGLIVGGMTEMKDNLIPFGKDAYAIISEAVSEYDYPVVFGFPAGHLERNLAFPLGGMAEVDEKDGEITVQFLRQ; this is translated from the coding sequence ATGATTCTGCCCCCTTTTCTGAAAAAAGGTGACCGGGTAGCCATTACGGCACCTGCGCGGAGTGTTACCCGTCAGGAAATGGCTCCGGCTGTTGAAACCCTCCGCGGCTGGGGTTTGGAAGTAGCTGAAGGAGAACACCTGTATTCATCTTATCATCAGTTTGCCGGTGGCGACAGGGAACGTGCTGCGGATTTACAAAAGTTCCTTGATGACCCTTCCATCCGGGCTGTTTTTTGTGCACGGGGAGGTTATGGTACTGTCCGCATTCTTGACTATCTTGATTTTTCGAATTTCTGCAAAAATCCGAAGTGGATTGTGGGGTACAGCGATATCACAGCCCTGCACCAGCTTGTTCATCAGCAGTTCGGGATTGTCACGGTTCATGGCACCATGCCCATACATTTTTCTTCACCGGAAAAGAAAACGGAACCGGTTGAATCGCTGCAATCCCTTTTGTTCGGAGAATTGCCAGCCATGCGGTTTCCTGTTCATTCGTTCAACCGGCCGGGGCGCTTTTCGGGAAGAATCACCGGCGGCAATCTTTCGGTCATATACAGTCTGCGGGGAACACTGTATGATATCCATACTGACGATGCAGTCCTTTTTCTTGAGGATGTGGACGAGTACCTCTATCACATCGACCGGATGATGATAAATCTCAAAAAGGGAGGAAAACTTGCGCATCTCCGGGGTCTGATCGTTGGGGGCATGACCGAAATGAAAGATAATCTGATCCCGTTTGGAAAAGATGCGTACGCTATTATCTCGGAGGCGGTTTCGGAATATGATTACCCTGTTGTTTTTGGCTTTCCGGCCGGCCATCTGGAGAGAAATCTTGCCTTTCCATTGGGAGGAATGGCAGAGGTTGACGAAAAGGACGGAGAAATTACCGTGCAATTCTTAAGGCAATAA
- a CDS encoding UpxY family transcription antiterminator: MNTTGKVWHALYTRPRWEKKVLKYLQEEGIEAFLPLRKTLKQWSDRKKWVEEPLFRSYIFVHVQPAEYYKALNTAGAVRYVVFEGRAAVIPDRQIQMVKDLLAIKAEMEVTDETLLPGERVVIRYGPLKDIEGEMVEFRSKSVIALRIDHISGTILVSLPANYVRRK, from the coding sequence ATGAATACGACCGGCAAGGTGTGGCATGCTCTTTATACGCGGCCACGGTGGGAAAAGAAAGTTCTGAAATATTTGCAGGAAGAAGGAATTGAAGCGTTTCTTCCGCTCCGGAAAACCCTGAAGCAGTGGAGCGACAGAAAGAAATGGGTGGAAGAGCCCTTATTCCGATCTTACATTTTTGTGCATGTTCAGCCTGCCGAATACTATAAAGCCTTAAATACAGCAGGCGCAGTAAGGTATGTGGTATTTGAAGGCAGGGCTGCGGTAATTCCTGACCGTCAGATTCAGATGGTCAAGGATCTTCTGGCTATAAAGGCCGAGATGGAAGTTACGGATGAAACCCTTTTGCCGGGAGAGAGAGTGGTTATACGCTACGGTCCGCTAAAGGATATCGAGGGCGAAATGGTTGAATTCCGCAGTAAATCAGTTATTGCACTCAGGATTGATCATATCTCCGGAACCATTCTGGTTTCTCTTCCGGCTAATTATGTAAGGCGAAAATAA
- a CDS encoding SPOR domain-containing protein gives MEFTDHLITLFYRHDCIIIPGLGGFKAKYLPAGVDKKQGIVKPPVKSFYFDDRMVKDNGLMAGFVASSWNIPEDEAHAMLIKFAEETRKIVLGGNRAEVPGLGYFYLTVDERIDFHFTIENNFNPETVGEGVAGLPKVSVKETVKNETMKEEPHPVSRKKSPARFLVPLFALLALAVVIIVYIPSVSNQPLVGNVLKKLGISPQPAPTDIRPPVVIGSGEKDEAGKPDTVSPVRVIPESKRSLSEGSKESSAARYYLIAGSFKDIKNAEQLSSKLTLDGYKTEILSTPDGWHRVSVMWFSSRDQALKALNEIKSSGKLSSVWLLSI, from the coding sequence TTGGAATTCACAGATCATCTCATCACTCTGTTTTACCGGCACGATTGCATCATCATTCCGGGTTTAGGTGGATTTAAGGCAAAGTATCTGCCTGCCGGGGTGGATAAGAAACAGGGTATTGTCAAGCCACCTGTTAAATCATTTTATTTTGATGACAGGATGGTGAAAGACAATGGCCTGATGGCCGGTTTTGTTGCATCCTCATGGAATATCCCTGAGGATGAGGCTCATGCCATGCTCATTAAATTTGCTGAAGAAACCCGGAAAATTGTTCTTGGGGGGAACCGGGCGGAGGTTCCGGGGCTTGGTTATTTCTATTTAACGGTAGATGAGCGGATTGATTTTCATTTTACCATTGAAAACAATTTTAATCCCGAAACGGTTGGAGAGGGAGTTGCCGGGCTTCCGAAAGTTTCTGTGAAGGAGACTGTAAAAAATGAAACGATGAAAGAAGAACCTCATCCTGTGTCGCGCAAAAAATCTCCGGCGCGGTTTCTTGTTCCCTTGTTCGCCCTGCTGGCTCTGGCAGTTGTTATAATAGTGTATATTCCTTCGGTTTCAAATCAGCCTCTGGTTGGGAATGTTCTCAAGAAGCTCGGAATTTCCCCGCAGCCGGCGCCAACTGATATTCGTCCGCCGGTAGTGATAGGTTCCGGGGAAAAGGATGAAGCAGGAAAGCCCGATACGGTTTCTCCGGTCAGGGTAATACCCGAATCAAAAAGAAGTCTTTCGGAAGGGTCAAAAGAAAGTTCAGCCGCCAGGTATTACCTGATAGCCGGAAGTTTTAAAGATATCAAAAATGCTGAGCAACTCAGCAGCAAGCTGACGCTGGATGGGTATAAAACGGAAATTCTGTCAACGCCTGACGGCTGGCACCGGGTGTCGGTCATGTGGTTTTCCAGTCGCGATCAGGCATTGAAAGCGTTGAACGAGATTAAATCTTCCGGTAAATTATCCTCGGTCTGGCTCTTAAGTATCTGA
- a CDS encoding VOC family protein, with the protein MKRNLTLIIIAALVCLLTTNSVPTMKADALIQNHKMAQVAIVVKDIEKARKNWAMVLGMDVPEVSIAKSHPSRPTKYKGTPSSAEAKLAFFNLENIQIELIEPLGGNSTWQEFLDTKGEGIHHIAFMVKGIDGLERRFEMQGMHTDQNGGWDGGAYSYINAMQMLGCELELLENYRSN; encoded by the coding sequence ATGAAACGAAACCTGACTTTAATTATCATTGCAGCTTTAGTCTGTCTTTTAACAACCAACAGCGTTCCAACCATGAAAGCGGATGCCTTGATTCAGAACCATAAAATGGCGCAGGTAGCCATTGTTGTGAAGGACATTGAAAAGGCCCGGAAAAACTGGGCGATGGTGCTGGGGATGGATGTTCCGGAAGTCAGCATTGCCAAATCGCATCCTTCAAGGCCGACAAAGTACAAAGGCACGCCCAGCAGTGCAGAGGCCAAGCTTGCCTTTTTCAATCTGGAAAACATTCAGATTGAGCTTATCGAGCCGCTGGGTGGGAACAGCACATGGCAGGAGTTTCTTGACACAAAAGGTGAAGGAATCCATCACATTGCTTTCATGGTGAAAGGAATTGACGGACTGGAAAGAAGGTTTGAGATGCAGGGAATGCACACCGATCAGAACGGAGGATGGGACGGAGGAGCATACAGTTATATCAATGCCATGCAAATGCTTGGCTGTGAGCTTGAATTGCTGGAAAATTACCGTTCCAACTGA
- the metG gene encoding methionine--tRNA ligase: MPHEFKRFTITAALPYANGPVHIGHLAGVYIPADIYVRYLRLRKKDVIFVCGSDEHGVPITIKARQLGVTPREIVDKYHEIIKNSFEKFGISFDIYHRTTSPTHYKTASDFFRTLYDKNIFIEKTTEQYYDPEAQQFLADRYIMGTCPRCGNDKAYGDQCEKCGTSLSPAELINPRSMLSGSTPVLKNTTHWYLPLDQFEPFLKQWILEEHKEWKPNVYGQCKSWLDLGLQPRAVSRDLDWGIPVPVEGARGKVLYVWFDAPIGYISATKDLTPDWEKYWKDPETRLIHFIGKDNIVFHCIIFPAMLKAEGSFILPDNVPANEFLNLEGDKISTSRNWAVWLHEYLEEFPGKEDVLRYTLCANAPETKDNDFTWKDFQARNNNELVAILGNFVNRTLVLTEKYFKGAVPPVIALETADREVFDQMPVIRKNLEENLENFRFRDALKEAMNLARLGNKYLADTEPWIKIKTDPDRVSTILNVSLQITANLSILLEPFLPFTTEKLRKFLNVPTFEWDLLGRSDLLQPGHHIGKSALLFEKIDDEAITRQLDKLAAAKKANEAAATGIKPAKASVSYDDFAKMDIRIGTVLHAEPVPKTDKLLKLLVDTGIDKRTIVSGIAAWFRPEDIIGKQVTVLANLEPRTIRGITSLGMILLAEEPDGRLVLVTPEKQVLNGSDVK; the protein is encoded by the coding sequence ATGCCACACGAATTTAAACGTTTTACCATCACTGCCGCCCTGCCCTATGCCAATGGCCCTGTTCACATAGGCCATCTGGCCGGGGTATATATCCCTGCCGATATTTATGTCCGTTACCTCCGCCTGCGTAAAAAGGATGTTATTTTCGTCTGCGGTTCCGATGAACACGGTGTGCCAATCACCATCAAGGCACGCCAGCTGGGGGTCACGCCCAGGGAAATCGTTGATAAATATCATGAAATAATCAAAAACTCGTTCGAAAAATTCGGAATCTCCTTTGATATTTATCACCGCACAACTTCTCCCACCCATTACAAAACAGCTTCCGACTTTTTCCGCACGTTATACGACAAAAACATTTTCATTGAAAAGACGACGGAACAATATTATGATCCCGAGGCTCAGCAATTTCTGGCCGACCGTTATATTATGGGAACCTGTCCCCGCTGCGGAAACGACAAAGCCTATGGTGATCAGTGCGAAAAATGCGGCACCTCCCTCAGCCCGGCCGAACTGATCAATCCCAGATCGATGCTGAGCGGAAGCACTCCGGTACTTAAAAATACCACACACTGGTATCTCCCGCTGGATCAGTTCGAACCGTTTCTTAAACAATGGATTCTGGAAGAACACAAAGAGTGGAAACCCAATGTTTACGGTCAATGCAAATCATGGCTCGACCTGGGCCTTCAGCCCCGAGCTGTTAGCCGTGATCTCGACTGGGGCATCCCGGTACCGGTTGAAGGTGCCCGGGGAAAAGTTCTCTATGTCTGGTTCGATGCACCGATAGGCTATATCTCTGCCACAAAAGACCTCACTCCTGACTGGGAAAAATACTGGAAAGACCCTGAAACCCGGCTCATTCATTTCATCGGAAAAGACAACATCGTTTTCCATTGTATCATCTTTCCTGCCATGCTGAAAGCGGAAGGAAGTTTTATCCTGCCCGACAATGTCCCGGCCAACGAATTCCTTAACCTGGAAGGCGATAAAATTTCCACCTCGCGCAACTGGGCAGTGTGGCTGCACGAATACCTCGAAGAATTCCCCGGAAAAGAAGATGTATTGCGGTACACCCTCTGCGCCAACGCTCCGGAAACCAAAGACAACGACTTTACCTGGAAAGACTTTCAGGCACGGAATAACAACGAACTTGTTGCCATCCTGGGCAATTTCGTAAACCGTACATTGGTTCTGACGGAAAAATACTTTAAAGGAGCCGTCCCTCCCGTTATTGCTCTTGAAACGGCCGACCGGGAAGTGTTCGATCAAATGCCTGTTATCAGGAAAAATCTTGAAGAAAACCTCGAAAATTTCCGTTTCCGGGATGCCCTGAAAGAAGCAATGAACCTTGCCCGCCTCGGGAACAAATACCTTGCCGATACCGAACCATGGATAAAAATAAAAACTGATCCCGACAGGGTGAGCACAATCCTGAATGTATCGCTTCAGATTACTGCCAACCTCTCCATTCTGCTGGAACCCTTTCTTCCGTTTACTACCGAAAAATTGAGGAAGTTTCTCAATGTTCCGACCTTTGAATGGGACCTTCTGGGACGAAGCGATCTTCTGCAACCAGGCCACCATATCGGAAAATCCGCCTTGCTTTTTGAAAAGATTGATGACGAAGCCATCACCAGACAACTTGATAAACTCGCGGCAGCCAAAAAAGCTAATGAAGCTGCTGCTACCGGAATTAAGCCTGCCAAAGCTTCCGTTTCGTATGATGATTTCGCAAAAATGGACATCCGTATAGGAACAGTTCTCCATGCAGAACCCGTTCCAAAAACGGATAAACTCCTTAAACTCCTTGTTGATACCGGCATTGACAAACGAACCATTGTTTCAGGCATCGCTGCCTGGTTCAGGCCGGAAGACATCATCGGAAAGCAGGTTACTGTTCTCGCTAACCTGGAACCAAGAACCATAAGGGGCATTACATCCCTGGGAATGATTCTGCTTGCAGAAGAACCCGACGGAAGACTTGTTCTGGTTACACCTGAAAAACAGGTATTGAACGGATCGGATGTGAAATAA
- a CDS encoding YraN family protein has translation MESNRKKGSVAEDLALKELTEKGYSLLERNWQSGHKELDLIMQDGKELVVVEVKSLSSDRYGDPIDRVTSRKEKNIIEAADEYIRLNNIDMPVRFDVVEVVFAEGKPLIHHIPDAFGPLF, from the coding sequence ATGGAAAGCAACAGAAAAAAGGGGAGCGTTGCAGAGGACCTTGCACTGAAGGAACTTACAGAAAAAGGGTACAGCCTGCTGGAGAGAAACTGGCAGAGCGGGCACAAGGAACTGGACCTGATCATGCAGGACGGAAAAGAACTGGTTGTGGTTGAGGTTAAGTCGCTTTCGTCCGATCGTTACGGCGACCCCATTGACAGGGTTACTTCGCGCAAGGAAAAGAACATAATTGAGGCAGCCGATGAATATATCCGGCTGAACAATATTGATATGCCGGTACGATTTGATGTGGTAGAAGTAGTATTTGCGGAGGGAAAACCATTAATTCATCATATACCCGATGCATTCGGCCCTCTTTTCTGA
- the gmd gene encoding GDP-mannose 4,6-dehydratase, whose product MMKTALITGVTGQDGAYLSEYLLKKGYKVHGIKRRSSLFNTDRIDHLYEDPHDERRDFILHYGDLTDSTNLIRIIQEVQPDEIYNLAAQSHVKVSFETPEYTANADALGTLRLLEAIRLLGMAGRTKFYQASTSEMYGLVQEIPQTEKTPFYPRSPYGVAKLYAYWITVNYREAYNIFACNGILFNHESPIRGETFVTRKITRAVARIVLGLQNKFYLGNLSSRRDWGHAKDYVEAMYLIMQHSVPDDYVIATGQTTEVREFVRKTFAEAGVTVEFSGKGVDEKGIVAAVDMDNPCQVKPVVKPGQVVLEIDPRYYRPTEVDLLIGDASKARNTLGWKPRYSLDDLIRDMLAGDIKLMQKEKLLKDAGFRTMNYFE is encoded by the coding sequence TTGATGAAAACAGCATTAATAACAGGAGTCACAGGCCAGGACGGAGCCTATTTGTCAGAATATTTATTGAAAAAGGGATACAAAGTGCATGGCATTAAGCGACGCAGTTCCCTTTTCAACACCGACAGGATTGACCATCTCTATGAAGACCCGCACGATGAAAGACGGGATTTTATTCTGCATTACGGTGATCTCACTGACAGCACGAATCTGATCAGGATTATACAGGAAGTGCAGCCGGATGAGATATATAATCTGGCGGCGCAGAGCCATGTGAAAGTAAGTTTTGAAACGCCGGAATACACTGCCAATGCGGATGCGCTGGGTACACTGCGGCTGCTTGAGGCAATCCGGCTTCTGGGGATGGCCGGCAGGACAAAGTTTTACCAGGCATCAACCTCCGAAATGTATGGTTTGGTGCAGGAAATTCCTCAAACAGAAAAAACGCCCTTCTATCCCCGCTCCCCGTATGGAGTGGCAAAGCTTTATGCCTACTGGATTACCGTAAATTACCGTGAGGCATACAATATTTTTGCCTGTAATGGAATTCTGTTCAATCATGAATCACCTATCCGGGGTGAGACCTTTGTAACCAGGAAAATTACCCGTGCTGTTGCGCGCATTGTACTGGGGCTTCAGAACAAGTTTTACCTGGGAAATCTTTCATCCCGCCGTGACTGGGGGCATGCCAAGGATTATGTTGAGGCCATGTACCTGATTATGCAGCATTCTGTACCCGATGATTATGTGATTGCTACAGGCCAGACAACAGAGGTTCGCGAATTCGTAAGGAAAACTTTTGCTGAAGCCGGCGTTACTGTTGAATTCAGCGGGAAAGGAGTTGATGAGAAGGGCATTGTAGCAGCGGTTGACATGGATAATCCATGCCAGGTGAAGCCTGTGGTCAAGCCGGGACAGGTTGTCCTTGAGATTGATCCCCGTTATTACAGGCCTACCGAAGTGGACCTGCTGATCGGCGATGCTTCCAAGGCAAGAAACACCCTGGGATGGAAACCCCGGTACAGCCTTGATGATCTTATAAGAGACATGCTGGCAGGCGATATCAAATTGATGCAGAAGGAAAAGCTTCTGAAGGATGCGGGCTTCCGCACCATGAATTATTTTGAGTAA
- a CDS encoding GDP-L-fucose synthase translates to MEKNARIYVAGHTGMVGSAIMRRLAREGYRNLITRTYKELDLKDQKATDDFFRKEKPEYVFLAAAKVGGIIANNTYRADFLYDNLQIQNNVIHCSWKYGVKKLLFLGSSCIYPKLAPQPISEESLLTSELEYTNEPYAIAKIAGIKLCESFNLQYGTDFISVMPTNLYGPNDNYDLHTSHVLPALIRKMHLAHCLETGDWDGIKKDLTARPVNGISGQSSGDEILEVLAKYGIKSSSDGTVTLTLWGTGTPLREFMHADDLADACVFIMQKVSFRQLAEARNNNKEIRNTHINIGTGVDQTIRELAEMVKSVTGFTGVIQWDHSKPDGTPRKLLDVSKLHSLGYHHTIDLPAGIQMTYNDYLKSQER, encoded by the coding sequence ATGGAGAAGAACGCCAGAATTTATGTTGCCGGTCATACCGGAATGGTAGGTTCGGCTATCATGAGGCGGCTTGCCAGGGAAGGATACCGCAATCTGATTACCCGTACTTATAAGGAACTTGACCTGAAAGACCAGAAGGCCACGGATGATTTTTTCCGGAAAGAAAAACCCGAATATGTATTTCTTGCCGCGGCAAAAGTCGGCGGCATCATTGCCAACAATACCTACAGGGCTGATTTTTTATACGATAATCTTCAGATTCAGAATAATGTTATTCACTGCAGCTGGAAATACGGGGTGAAAAAACTGTTGTTTCTCGGATCATCTTGTATTTACCCGAAACTTGCACCCCAGCCAATCAGCGAAGAGTCTCTTCTCACCAGTGAACTGGAATATACCAACGAACCGTATGCCATTGCAAAAATTGCAGGCATCAAGCTTTGTGAATCATTCAATCTTCAATATGGTACGGATTTTATATCGGTAATGCCTACCAACCTGTATGGCCCCAACGACAATTATGATCTTCATACCTCGCATGTACTGCCTGCACTGATCAGAAAAATGCACCTTGCCCATTGTCTTGAAACGGGCGATTGGGATGGAATTAAGAAAGATCTGACAGCCCGTCCTGTAAATGGAATTTCAGGACAAAGTTCAGGAGATGAGATACTGGAAGTTCTGGCGAAATATGGAATTAAGTCTTCTTCAGATGGCACCGTAACGCTTACCCTATGGGGAACGGGAACGCCGCTCCGTGAGTTTATGCATGCCGATGACCTGGCCGATGCCTGTGTGTTCATTATGCAGAAGGTTTCCTTCAGGCAGCTGGCAGAAGCCAGGAACAACAATAAAGAAATAAGGAATACCCACATCAATATTGGTACCGGTGTGGATCAGACAATCAGGGAGCTGGCAGAGATGGTAAAAAGCGTTACAGGGTTTACTGGGGTAATTCAATGGGATCATTCCAAGCCGGATGGCACACCCCGAAAATTGCTGGATGTTTCGAAGCTTCATTCCCTGGGATATCATCATACAATTGATCTCCCCGCGGGGATACAGATGACGTATAATGATTATCTGAAAAGTCAGGAACGCTAA